Part of the Girardinichthys multiradiatus isolate DD_20200921_A chromosome 14, DD_fGirMul_XY1, whole genome shotgun sequence genome is shown below.
GTGACAACTACATGCTGGAGGAAGCTCACTTACAGAAAAAAGTGTCTGTGGAGATGGAGACACCAGATGGCGTGACTCTCAAAGTAAATTTAAATTCACTGGAAGCCACTGACTGGAAAACCGGCAAAACATATAAACTGAAAAGGACAGAGTCCGAAGGTAGGGTATAAAAGACTGCATAGTGTCTTCTTTTTTCACACACCATGCTTGCTCAACActtttaaatatgtatatttccaAAATTTCTTGGGGTAATTTGTGCTTTAGCCTTGGACTTACCTTCACACTGGGAACCTATGCACCAGGATATCTTTAAAAAGGTAGAGTTGCAGCCTAACTCCCAGGAATACCAGGATGTAGCTAAGGACTTCCACAGAACTACCAAGTACAAAATTCATAAAGTAAGTATACTATCATTGTTACACAATTATGACAACTAAAATCTCAGTTTATAGGCAAATAATCGTAAATTCCTTTTTTGTGGTCTCAGATTGAACGCGTGCAAAACGTGTACCTGTGGAATGCCTTTAGCTTGTGTCGGCAGCGTATACTTACCAAGAATGGTCTAGCAGAACTCGGAGAAATGCAACTCTACCATGGCACATCTGCAGAGTCGTGCAATTGCATTGAAAGAAACAGATTTGACCGGAGTTATGCAGGAGCACATGGTAAGCCTTGGCTAATTGAAATACCTTCAACTTAAAAATCTCATGAAAATATATATGGGCTGGAAGATAAAAGTTGTTAATGCAATTTTCTTTCAGCCACCGCATATGGAAAGGGAGTTTACTTTGCAGTCAATGCAGATTACTCAGCCAATCGTTATTGTCCAGCGGACCCATCAGGAATGAAGCGACTGTATGTTGCTCGTGTTCTTACCGGTCGGTACACAGTGGGTAGTTCCTCCATGAAAGCTCCCCCTCCTCGAGGTTCAGACCCCACTGACTGCTTCGACAGCTTGGTGAACAACCAGCAGCAGCCCATAATGTTTGTTATCTTCCACGATGACCAGGCCTACCCAGAATACCTCATCACCTTCAGCTGAGCAGAAATTGACAATTCCTTTGTCAAACACTGCAAATATAAAACTCTGTTATTTTGAGGTATAACAGTAATGTTGGTTAACTAATAACTCTTAAAAGGTGGCTAGCAATTGAGCTGTGCAATCAATAGCATTTAAGTAGAAATGACTCAACAAGGCTTTTGACTGTACCACAGAATGGCATTATAGTCATTGTATGAAACAAGCCTATAAAATAGATATTCATAGGAGGAAAATTAagactgttctttttttttttttataaactccTCATCTCTGGAGATAGAGTATTGCACCTGAAAAGGAATTCAGTGTGCAATTAAAAAGTTAGTAGAGCAATAAATACATGTCCTAttacaaaaaagacattttcaggCATTTTCTGCTTGTTGAAGCCATTATTTCATTAAGTTTCATCTCACAGATTGGACACAATGGGGAGGTGGAATTTGCTATAGTTGTATGTTGGAGCAACAGAGAAAACTCTGctcagttatttttttaaactcataTGTGTCttgctgttatgtttttaattttttgtaaattttataTAATGACAATTTAAGTGCCTACTGCAATTTTGGATATAATAAAGCTAGTTCCACTTTATATTGTCTATGGGAAACGCAGAAGAAATTCAggacttttttaaattattttttttataaatgccaTTAATGCAAAGAAATGTTAGTAAATAGTTGCatttcaaacaatgcagccctttacattatttttatttgagaatAAATTCATACATATGTTGAACAAACCTTTTATTAGGCATTTTTAGTTAGGGGAATGTGAAACATACATGAATTAATGTTTTCAGTTTCACAGCAAAGTCATCTTAAGACAGTCAGTTAACCTGTGAATTAGGGTTATGCATGTCTAGCCCACCATGATTTCAATAACTTTTAGCTAAGTCTGTAATTTACTACACTGACCAGCAAAAGGACAACATTTCACATAGAGAAACATGCAACCAACTCAAATCATGTTCCTAAATGTAATACTGCTGGAGCTAAGTGCAATGTGATTTATTACCTGTGTCCCACTTTATTATATAGGAACCATCTCACTTTTCAATGGTAAAAGAAACATTCTGACTTTAACATATATGAAGGTGAGGTATCATGTAAactaccacacacacacacacacacttacagatCTCTGTTTTAAGTGAGGACAAAAAAACGTTATGCCttactatttattttatttatacaggatGTTGTTGGGGAATGTAAGGAACTTTGTGTGGTTATAAAAATAGTGAATAAAAGTTTTATGagcttctttatttttgttactttgctATTAAAGATCGTGTACAGTATCTTTTAAAAGCAGCTGGAAAAACATATGCACGATTCGGTATCAAGTTTTATGGTAAAGTGATGCATGTTTATTGCATTGGATAATAATACATGCTATGCTTTTCAAGTATGCATTGTCAATAtctaaaaatgcaaaattaacACATGTAATAATTCAAACTTGTCTGGGTGTGAcagtagaaaataaaatatttacaaacttcCACAAAGAATGCAGTTtctgttttctaaatgtttataTTGGAGACAGTAGGAATCCACTGAATGTTGAGTACCTATTTTCATTATCACTTATTTTTCTCGTATCCCAGAGACGGACATTGACCATGTCTCCAGCTTGCAGAAGCAAGATGGCGCTGTTAGACCCAGAGATAGGGTCACTTTTACTGTAACCGTACCATGACACAACTTTGTTTTCGTTCTGATAAAGACTTCCACCCGTGGTGCCCTCACCTCCccaagaaaatgaagaaaaagagaagTAATAAATTCCTCTCACAGGTGCTGTAAAGTAGCCTGcagagagaaataaaataaaataaattaaaacaaccaGAGATAAATCAGCTGtgaaaaacaagacagaaacaAGATCAGAATAAACTCTGTGGGAAGAATAACTGTTGGGTTAAAATCACtaacagtttttacatttaacaATGTGCATAGCAatacataaaatacaaagaTTATTACTGACCTGTCACTGGGCTGTAATGACCTCCAACATTAGACAGAACGTGTTTGTATACCAGAGGATAAAGAACATTCACAGGACCAATGGTTCTCTCTGTTGGCATTGCTGCAGAAAATGCAACCTGATGTTGTTCTGAAATTAAAAAGAATATGAGtgaaaaagaaatgaataaaaaagacaaacgtTTGGGGTTTGAAGGTTACAGCAACAGCAGATTAATTTGGATTCACTCTTGCAGTgcaatcatctgctgaacacaAATAATGCAACTGAGAAAATCTGGTTTTGACTTAAAGTCAAAGTGGTATTAACACAAAGAAGCCTTGAATTCTGTTATAATCCTTCACATTCTGTTCAAAGGCTCAGTCTCCTGGTTACAAGTCTATCGTTTCATTTATAATCAACTATTACAAACAATAATGTTTAAGGGCTCATTCGGAGGGGAAGATAAATTGGCCTTTGAATTTTTCCTGGTATGACAAAAAAATTATGAAGAAAACTGAACAAACCCAcacagtttttattattattgtgtccATTTCAAAATAAGTTAGCCTGGTAGTGGATAAAACACATATTTAACTTGTTAAATACCTGCAGTAAATCTCTGTTatcttgtattaaataaaactgcagtAGTGCAAAAGAGCACTGGGTGAAAAATGTCTTTGTAATGTTTTGTTACCTTCATAAGTTCTTCTCATCTCTGTCAGTGTGCTGTTGAGAGCGGCAACCTTCTTCTCGCTGGTTTCCAGCCGTCTATTGGTTTCCTCGAGGGCCCTCGCGGTGGCTTTCTGTCTCTCTTCCAGAGCCCCGAGCTCCTTCAATATGGTGTAGATGTTTGGCTTGCATGCTTCCTCTGGAAATTTTGTGTTGGATTCCCCAACTGTTAATGTTTGAAGCCCTTGATCGAAGGTTTGTTTGTCCTCCACCTCCATTATATGATTTTCCAGCTCTTCATCTGTAAGCTTATCTTCCTGAGTCTGATTGGTCTCAAATGAAGCCTGGCAGGTGGATAGCCCACCTgccagacacatgagaatcacCACTGATACAGACCTCATTCTTCAGCTTGGGTAATGTTTTTTAGACAGGTGTGCTCCTTCTGTAAGAAGACTGTTCAAGAACTGGGGAAAGTAACATATTTATACAGACTTTAGAGTTAATTATTAGATTCTATTAAAGCTGCTTGAAAGATAAAAACTGTGATAACAgaatacaatgtttttttttccttatggCTTTCTCAAAATCTGTTGTTGTCTGTAAGTATTATGACTTAAATGAAAGCTCAGAGTCCACTGACCAATAAAACTAGGAACTGTTCCAATGGGATTTCAATAGGCAGCATAGACACTGAGCACGTGAGTTTTCTGTGCTTATCGCTGTCTTGTTTTTTCACGTGTACCATCTCGACATTCCAAGTGAAGCACAAAGAGGAGCttgttgcctacatgtgccagtgAAGTTATCTTAAGATCGCATCTTAactgcgtggttaatgttttgcatAGTTAACTTCATTGAGTTAAGACGCCATCTGGCATCAAAGCAGAAAGGCATATAAGAACCTATATTTGTATACCCACAAGGTCCATCATCCCACAGACCTTGACCATACAGCTGTGTGGTATTGCCTCTTTTAGAGAGGAGATGGGCGCCAGAGTGTCAACACATATAACTGTTTTTTTAGAGGGTAAGTTAATGACTAGAAGATGGTTTAGAAACCATatgctgaatttatttttaagcaatGTCTTGATCAAGAGAACATACATGTTACATCTGAAATATCTGACAAAACACAACCTGAATCTCACTATGTACAGTACAATACTGTAAAGCCACTGTaggtttaaatgattttttttttttggccttaCTTTGCAAATTGTAATTGTTTGTTAcaattaaattaacattttaccaTGTTTTTGGGCATGACAGTAGAGATGTTAATGGGAATCAGTCTGAATCactgcttttattatttatttatatgaggGCTAAAGATATGTAATAAATACTgtaaaaatctgatttaaattGTGGAGCACATCTTGAAATAATTTCCTTTAACATACAACTcatcatgaaaaaaacaaagcgTTTCCTGACAGTGCAGCTCTTATTTTTCCATCTGCCTTCAGTCATGGCACATTGAGTACAGTTCAACTAGCCTCACAGTTTCTTAGCAGGACACATAAGCCCCTTTTTCAAAGAAATTCAAGATGGGATTAAGACCTCTTTTTGCCATCCCATCAACAGTTTTGTAAAAGGACCGATGAGGCGAGGGAGGTGAAAGTCAGCCCACTTCTGGTAAACCCCTGACTCGCCAAGCCCACTGGCTGAGTTCATAGGGCAGAGCAGATTGCACAGGTCTAGGAAGTGATACAGTGATGACCAATGGTTTCTGCAACCAGCCAGCTGCAGGACTTGCAATACATTGTAAATAAGACTTAAACAGgtatcaaaaataatttttaacaaaaagatTTAGACAGCAGGATACATAGTTCAAACTTGTATTTGCTCGGCCAAAAACAGGATCGCTACACTTGTACAGTAGTTGTCCGTCATTACTGTTTTTCAAAGAACATACGTATATTTAATAAACTGTATTATTTACACACTAGCAGATCAATACTCTCAAAACAGGTGATAGTGATTTGGTCTCCTTCCCAAAAGATTGTCTGACTCTGCTGTTGGTAGAGACCAGTTCCATTTTCTCTTGTCCTTTTGATCTGGCAGACCAGTCCAGGTTTTATTGAAATCTCCTGGTGGGTTACTGTGGAGTCTCTTCATGTCATGTCAGTCCGGGTCCTATTCTCTTTAGTTTAATGAGACTCATTCGGCCGTCAGGTCAAGAAACACATCACCACTGAAGACAGAGGACAATTTGATGTGTTCAGTGAAAAGAACTAGGCTTATTTTAgttaacaaaaacaagcaaataaacaaaaacttctgtgaaatcaaactgtccacttaggaagcaacactgattgacaatcagtttcacatgctgtggtacaaatggaatagacaacagggggaaatctttggcgattagcaagacacactcaataaaggagtggttctgcaggtggggaccacagaccacttctcagtacctatgctttctggctgatgttttggtcacttttgaaggttggtggtgctttcacactcatggtagcatgagacggactctacaacccacacaagtggctcaggtagtgcagctcatccaggacgacacatcaatgcgagctgtggcaagaaggtttgctgtgtgtgtcagcgtagtgtccagagcctggacgCTCTACCAGGAGACaagccagtacaccaggagacgtggagaaggccgtaggagggcaacaacccagcagcaggaccgccaCCTCCGCCTTTGCGCAAGgagaaacaggaggagcactgccagagccctgcaaaatgacctccagcaggccccaaatgtgcatgtgtctgcacaaacggttagaaaccgactccatgaagatggtatgagggcccgacgtccacaaatgggggttgtgctcacagtccaACACCTTGCAGGACGCTTGcaatttgccagagaacaccaggattggcaaattcgccactggcctgtggtcttcacagatgaatgcaggttcacactgagcacttgtgacagacgtgacagagtctggagacaccgtggacagcgatctgctgcctgcaacatccttcagcatgaccggtttggcagtgggtcagtaatggtgttgggtggcatttctttggagggttgCACAGCCCTCCattccatgtgctcgccagagacagcctgactgccattaggtaccgagatgagatcatcagaccccttgtgagaccatatgttggtgcggttggccctgggttcctcctaatgcaggacgatgctagacctcatgtggccggagtgtgtcagcagttcctgcaagatgaagacattgaagctatggactggcccgcccgttccacagacctgaatccgattgagcacatctgggacatcatgtctcgctccatccaccaatgtcacgttgcaccacagactgtccaggagttggtggaagctttagtccaggtctgggaggagatccctcaagagaccatccgccatctcatcaggagcatgcccgggcattgtagggaggtcatacagacacgtggaggccacacacaatactgagccacattttgacttgttttaaggacattacatcaaagttggatcagcctgtagtgtgttttcccactttaattttgtgtgtgactccaaatgcaggcctccattggttaataaatttgatttccattgatgatttttgtgtgattttgttgtcagcacattcaactttgtacagaacaaagtattcaatgagaatatttcattcattcagatctaggatgtgatatttgagtgttccctttatttttttgagcagtatatatatatatatatatatatatatatatatatatacatgtacatacacatacatatgtatatgtatgtacaggggttggacaatgaaactgaaacacctgtcctGAGGGTTCTTCAGGACAGGCACGCGCTTCTGCTGGTAGCCCCATTTTGGCCGGGGAGGACCTGGTTTCCTCTGCTGTGCAGGCTGTGCTCCAGCTCGGCGATGCGCCTCCCCTCCAGGAGAGACCTCTTCTCCCAGATGGGGGGCTGGATTCTCCACCCCAATCCAGTCCGCCTGAAACTCTGGCTTTGACCTCTACATGTGCAGGCTCTGCATTCTCCCGTTATGGGGGCAGGGAGGGACAGACCATGACTGTCGCATGGGCACCGTCCACACGGGCCGCCTATGGTGCTAAGTGGACACTCTTTGCTGACTGGTGCCGTGGTAAGGACCTGGACCCAGTTCGTTGTCCTGTTTTCCATTTGCTGTCCTTGTTCAGGAGTTGCTGGATCTGGGACGATCCCCTTCCACCTTGGTGGTGTATGTGGCAGCCATTTCCCATTGGCATGTTGGGTTTGGTGGTTGCTCTGTTGGCCGACATGGGGATGTCGCGCTGTTTCTGAAGGGTGCCAGGCGCTTGTGTCCACCCAGACGCCCTTTGGCCCTGCGTGGGATTTGTCATTGGTGCTTGCAGCCCATCAGTCTCCTCCTTTTGAGCCCGTTACAAGGTTGGACCTCAAGTGGCTCTCCTTAAAAACCGCCTTCCTGTTGGCCATGGTTTCTGCTAAACGGGTCGGGGAATTgcatgctctgtctgtgtctgaaccATGTTGTCAGTGGAACCCGGATGGCTCCGGTGTTACATTGTGGACTAATGCTTCCTTTGTGCCAAAGgtgcctgcagtggctggcagtGTGCTGCCACTCCGGCTTTCCCGATTTAATCCTCTGAGCCTTTTTGCCCTGTCCGAGCGCTTGAGGCGTATGTCCACTCCACGGCACTCATTGATCGGACTGACTGTCTCTTCATCTTTTATGCTGGCTCTCGGAAGGTCAGGCCCTTTCTAGACAGCGGTTTGCACGTTAAATTGTGGAGATGATCTCTGTGGCTTACTCCTTGTAGGATCGGCCCCTGCCAGGCGGCGTGCGATGTCACTCCACTAGGAGCTTCTCCACCTCATGGGCTGCCATGACCGGGGTGcctctggaggccatttgtgaaGCTGCTTCCTGGACAGCGCCAAGCACCATTTCCGTTTTTACAGGGTGAATGTCCCCTGCAAGCCATACTGGAGCACCCACTTTCTGCGTCCCGCTGAGGTCagtggtgttgctgtgttccATGGGGTCTCCGTGGGATCCCTCGGGACCCTGTTGGTATGCGtcatccagtgcttgaagcaccgcctctggcggtcagtagggatgaaatagaatgAGAGTTACGACTGTAACtatggttctatgaatcccggatgaccgccagagcgcTCGGTCCCTTGGTCTCCACGTGCTCACGAGAAGATTGTcgggactgggctcccggtgtcatgtgactatataggctcacgtgagccaccggtaggtcacatgtgagcatgttgttattaatttctcaacctgcgcatgcgcaagaatgacCATTCAGTGCTTGAATCACCGCTTCTAGCGGTCATCCAGGATTCATAGAACAGTAGTTACAGTTGTAACTTTTGTTCTCCACCAGTGGGCGTGGCCAGGTAGGTCGCAGCATTCACACCTGGCTGCAATTTCCTCATGTGTCCTTAGTGTTTCCTAGGATTTCCTCCTAGGAAGAAGTTACTTTCCATGGCGTTGAATGGTTTGAGTTCTTTCCTCCTTCATAATAACCTACCTAGATGTTTATCTGCTTCCATGGTTGTTATCTGTTGCCCCTGCTTCCTCAGTCGCTACCTGCCTCCCTCTTTTCAATGCTTGATTCAGGAAATCCACATATTCAACACAGTAAAACTGCTGGCAGTGCAAGCAGCATGCTGACTGTTTGGCAACAAGAGGATCTGATATAATTACTGCATTATTTTCATATCTGGAGCTCAGTCCTAGCTGTTAGCAACCAGGAAAGACACACTTGGTTCAAAAGATCGGTTCAGATCAAAAGGATCCACGACTGTCAGGTTCTTCTGTTTGGTGTTAAAAACTATGCTTAAAgaggttaaaaatattttgacctcttagttgtttttgtaaagttctacaaagacacacaaacacaagagGTGACCTTTGGCTAACAGTATTCAGGACTAATTCTGGCAGCACAAGgagtatggaagcaaattgttaccatatttcaaatgaaaaagcattttcagaaatgctttttcattttaagcatgtggctgcattgtttgactcataaatgaaattagttatcaataatcctatttgcattttaattttcttcttcaagactgctcattctttcacttaattaaaatgaaaaagaaaaagacatttgagatttatttttcaaaatgtaccccagcaaatagataccaaaattcaatttgaaatgtaaaatttgaaaatgaaaaagcaattccagaaatgatttttcattttaagaatgtggctgcgttatttgtcccataaataaaattagtaatcaatcatcctatttgcatttgcattttcttcttcacgactgcacattttatgccataatcaaaaagaaaacaaagcagacattgcttttttgttttcgtggtctgcccgcaaagtactgcccagaactcaaaaacgaaaaagcattccgagcggcgggcgcagaagagtgacgtcagcagccgctcttcctcaactccctgctgaccgagctacccatcttgttcggtgggaggcgctgtgcacgtctgcattgcattacattgcaaacgtgccgagaaattgattgaattgcagcagggccgagctcaatttgtggcagtggcaggcagaacgggtagttccgccacagcctgccaccgaagctgccaccggaactgccacagcctgccgcacggtggcacgggattccgcgaggatgccagaagatgccacacCGGCCGTAaaacttgccaatgcggttgccgctgtttttgtggaagctgatgctgattatcggcaaatgggttgtcattattgttatagcctgttacctttacataatgatttcattattgattattatttaatgaacagctttagacccataacataaagtgattgtatttacttgacatggaaaataaatagcactatgtgtttgtgtgacgtgttgaaaggatgacgatttattgcacaaacagccggtttattatagagcatgagcggctattctgaattgtcactcacagaaaaatataaataaatgcttaaaaacacgcaggatctcccaggccataaggctgccacaaggatgccacagcctgccaccggaattaccagttctgcctgccactgccacaaattgagctcggtcctgctacaattcaatcaatttctcataagaagcttcagacatcattatgctaaaaagccaaaaacaaaacaaaaatacagatctgtgtcatatttctgagaaactgattgttatatacatatataaataataataaatgaaatgagagtttgttacatttttcttttgctttactcaggaacaaaataaaaacataaaaagtggcAAACTGTATGGATGGAAACCGATTGAAAATGGTAAGTTGTTATTGTAATATCTTTTAATGATTACGTACCCATTCTCATATTAACTCTTGTGCCTCTTccatcatttaaacaaacaagaTTTTTAATCTCCATTAATTCTTGAATAACTATCCCATTGCAGTCATTTTTAGTACCCCATAATGAACTATGTGCATTAAAATCACCACACCaaatctttttttccatttaaataaTAACCAGTTTCATCCATCACTTCAGgtttaattcttttacaaagatTCTAAGAATTTATTACGTCGATGCTTTCTCTCCTATTCCAAACTTCTACAGCTATATATTCTAATTGAACTCCTTTTGTTAACAATATAAATtgaattcctgtttttaaaaatgttatacaaCCCCCTCTTTGACCTTCATTTCTATCTCCACACACACCAATATatcctttaataataaaatctaaatttggTTTGAGCCAAGTTTCCTCAATACATTTATCTGTTTTGCTaagatttttaataaatcctttaaattcttgcccatttgcAATTAAACTTGGAGCATCCCACTGTTAAATAATCAAAGTGTTTTCTCTCCTGATGTCCCTGACTTCCCATCTCCTCCCCATCCTTTATTTATATGTTCTCATGAAATTTATTTTATCCCtcataattacaacatttatcttgaacattttcatcaCATTCCTCATATCTATGATCACCCCCAcattttggacatctttgttttcctttacacaCAGCTGCATCGTTTCCATATCTTTGATACTTGTAACACCTGAGTGGGGGAGGGATATAGGGCCTAACAGGAAAGCTTATAAATCCTATCTTAACTCTCTCTGCAAGTACATTTTCTTGAAATTCTATCAATATTGATAGACTTTCAACTCTTTCcccatttattgttttcaacAATCTTTTTATCTGATTCACCTCCACATCCTGAATgctctttttaatgtttttctagaTTTTCGTTCACAGGTATTCCCTTTTATCACTCCCCTTGTTACTTTCTTTTCTCCTAAAATCCGTTTTTTCTCTCACAGATTTCCTGCAAATTCTTTCAATATtcaaagctttgtttttctgttcttctgttttaccaATGATCAATAGACTCCCATCTCTAagtgtttttgcaaaataaatatcTCCAATCTTCTTTTTAAGCTCTCTTGATAATGGAATCGGACCAATCTAAATGTTGTCATCTTCTTCTTTAATTTTAAGAATTACTTTGAATTCCTCTCTTACAATCTTGCTCCGGACTACAGAGATTCCTTCGTctgaactgttttcttccaaagaTCTTTTACTGACTTGTGTCCGGAAACAAACTTTCATTTTCTCCTCAATCAATTCAGCTACCACCGATCTGTTGCTCTCTTCCTAAAGTCCTGCAACAGGCTTCCAGTCAGACTGTGCACTGAGAAGCTGCAAGCCCCAGCCTCCTGGGAGTTAGATGTCCGGCTACATTATGTAGCCCAGTAGAAGAGATGGTTTTATTTACATAGACCACAAGAGGATGCACATCACGGAGACTTCCACTTAGAGGCAGCGTACAGGTAGTATTCAGACTTAGTGGCCTGACCGCTTGCTGTGACTTGTGGGAAGCATGGGACATTCAAATTGCAGGTAAATATGTCATGAATAAACTTTTAGTTTCATGATTAGTTTCTAACATATACCCAGATATATGTGCTGGATCTGGATGATTATTGATGTTATTGATGTTCTGTCTTCATCGCAGCTCCAGGAAAGTTCCCCAGTAGCCTTGGGTAAATAATGTGTTCACTACACATCAGCCGGGAAACAACAAGGGACTACACAGCAAAACAGGAAGTGCCcttgtaaataaaatgtcacaCATTTATAAAGGACATTTACATGGGCTATTCAAACTTATTTTACAGGCTATGTAAATAATGAGAGGAGAAATTCAACAACTGACTTGGCAGAAGTTTGATGAGGAGAGTCGGACGCTTTAAACTGAGTTTACTGACAGTGTGTGACTCACATACGTGCTGAGAGAAACGAGGGTCTAGTCCACTGTTAATGTCACAGATGATCACTGTTGATACTTTGATTTTATTACACTTTATGAGGATGTTTAAGACTATAAATTCTTCTTTGAATGTTTTAGTAGTTCAGCTGTGCAGCTTGAAGTTAAGATCATTCACCTTATGTACCCACACCAGCCTGCACAGTGACAACAGAGCATTGTTAGAACAGATTGTACTAAAATGTTATAACTATGTACTAGAAcatttgttaggtattattttctTGTTAATGACAAGATCTATTGTACACTGTTTAATGTGTAATTGGTGTCTGTGATCCTTCATGTTTCATCagctaacaattattttgatgAACAGAAAAAGCAGAACTCTAAAGCGTGTAAGTGTTGCACCCGGACAGTTTATAATGAACACATAACAGAGTC
Proteins encoded:
- the LOC124880126 gene encoding complement C1q-like protein 3, whose product is MRSVSVVILMCLAGGLSTCQASFETNQTQEDKLTDEELENHIMEVEDKQTFDQGLQTLTVGESNTKFPEEACKPNIYTILKELGALEERQKATARALEETNRRLETSEKKVAALNSTLTEMRRTYEEQHQVAFSAAMPTERTIGPVNVLYPLVYKHVLSNVGGHYSPVTGYFTAPVRGIYYFSFSSFSWGGEGTTGGSLYQNENKVVSWYGYSKSDPISGSNSAILLLQAGDMVNVRLWDTRKISDNENRYSTFSGFLLSPI